The Xenopus tropicalis strain Nigerian chromosome 1, UCB_Xtro_10.0, whole genome shotgun sequence DNA segment attttcataaagctATACTTATTTAGTAGCATGTGCTATTAAGTAATGATAAATAGAAAATCaatattttaaagaataagtaaacctctatgagtaaaattactgtaaacagcctccagaattacctacctttgtcccagcattctctctgacctggttcctcagtcagaaggtattaattttctttgcttccttgtgcagagtgaagccccgcccccacttcctgttcaggtctctcttcAAATtgacaaggttgtcggagtggagagccttctgcgcatgcctggaggcagcaggagccagtctgtgcattagcggtttttttttttggtgagagacctgaacaggaagtgggggcggggcttcactctgcacaaggaagcaaagataaagaataccttctgactgaggaaccaggtcagagagaatgctgggacaaaggtaggtaattctggaggctgtttacagtaatttactcatagaaaaaaaaaggtttacttattctttaaaatgttGATTTTCTATTTATCAGTACTCAATAGCACATGCTACTAAATAAGTATAGCTTTATGAaaacggtttatttagatgaagtagggttttacatatgagcttgctaaggcaatatatttttatagagacctacattgtttgggggtaacaCTGGCCTCACATATTAAGGATACATTTATGGACTTGAATTCATTTGGTCAAAGCATGCAACAAATCTTTTCAGGGACCATTCCCTCTCATCTGGGCAGAGGTAATGGAATGCTCCATACAATACACTGCTGGTCTGTTAATAAAAATAAGCTGAAATGATATGAAATGTCAAGTAGCCTTGggtttttaaaaccatttatttcTTTACACACAAGAATAGTAGTTATTAACCTCACAGAGATCATATGATGCATGGagttataatatacatatatatttatttgatcgTATACAAGCTGTCAGGCTGATTTTATAATCAACCATTTAAAATACTgactttttttatacaaaaccTGAAGACACTGAACCCACTGAACATTTAGCCACTATTTGTGGTACTATACAAGTGAAAactgtgtgatttttttatttatagtgtctgtgtgaaaaaatatatatgtatgtgtatgtgtgcatatatacatattatgatATTTGGAAACATTTTATAAGAGACATCAAATCAGCTTTTATGCCATCATTTAAAAATCCATACAGTATGGGGTTTAGGCAACAGGAGACCATGCCAAGCAAGTGGCAGATACAGTACACTAATTTAAAGTGTCGATTGGAAATTAAATTGGCATTAAAATCAGTTACAAGGTGAAAGAGGTGAAGTGGCATCCAACTGACAGCGAAAGCTATGATCAAAATAGTGAGCCGACAGAAAACTCGCCTTGACCTTTTCCTTATTCGCGTTATGGATTTAGAGACTGAAATCATATTATGCATTTCAGAGTTTTCTTCAGGCTTCATTTCAAAGCAAATGGGCACTCCAGGCAAGTATACACTCGAAGGAAGTGTGTGACTCCTCTCTGTCATAGATGTTTCTGGAATGTCCCCGGTGTTACTTTCTTGATTCCGCCGCAGAATTGCTGGGACTACACTAGCAGACTTTTTGCTGTATCGCCTTCGGTGCTTGCGCACACAAGAGTAACTCCACCTGCGGCTGCTCGAAATTTCCAGTTCGGAACGATGATTTTTAGGCTGCTGAAGAGTTAGATTTATCATTTCGTTTTCTTCGACTTTAGTATCTCTGCTTGGTAACCTGGAACCAATGCTCCTACAAACACTGGTGTGACTTATGGTTAGACAAGACAATGGCAATATGTATTGCACAAGCAATAAAGAAATAGTAAAAGCAATTCTGTATGAATCAGATGGCCATGACTCTATGCACAAGTAACTATTAATCAGCGAGTCCAAGTTGAATGCCTCTCTCAAATTGATTATTTTGTGAAAAACCGGCAAAGGAGAGCAGATAG contains these protein-coding regions:
- the npy5r gene encoding neuropeptide Y receptor type 5 → MDLEIEDVNNRTVTKDENSTSETRDSSFPEWEDYNSSVDDIRYFLIGLYTFVSLLGFMGNLLILLAIFKKRKQKTIINYLIGNLAFSDILVVLFCSPFTLTCVLLDQWIFGEVMCHVVPFLQCVSVLISTLMLMSIALVRYHMIKHPLSTNLTANHGYFLIATVWTLGFTICSPLPVFHKIINLREAFNLDSLINSYLCIESWPSDSYRIAFTISLLLVQYILPLSCLTISHTSVCRSIGSRLPSRDTKVEENEMINLTLQQPKNHRSELEISSSRRWSYSCVRKHRRRYSKKSASVVPAILRRNQESNTGDIPETSMTERSHTLPSSVYLPGVPICFEMKPEENSEMHNMISVSKSITRIRKRSRRVFCRLTILIIAFAVSWMPLHLFHLVTDFNANLISNRHFKLVYCICHLLGMVSCCLNPILYGFLNDGIKADLMSLIKCFQIS